The Nitrospira sp. sequence AGTCCAGAGTGCACCGCCGTCACAATATTGTTCGAGGCCCTCGCGGCAAGCTGTGCATGTTCGGCACGAATCCACGAAGCAACCGACGCCGGCTCGATCACCGACCTTGAAGGCTTGAACGGCCGATCCCACCTGCGACACAGCCCCCACGATTTCATGTCCGGGCACCATTGGATAAAGGGAGATGCCCCACTCGTTGCGGGCTTGGTGGATGTCGGAGTGGCAGATGCCGCAATGTGAGATGGTGATCAGAACATCGTGCGGACCGACGTCGCGTCGCTCAAAGGAAAAAGGTTGTAGTCTCTCCTTGGCGGCCAATGCCGCATAGCCTTTCGTCTCCAGCATAGAATAGTTCCCTTCGACAGATGAGTAGAGAACAAGACCTTAGCAAGTTCGTCCAAACTTGCCAACAGGCAATTCACGAGTGTTTGCCATCGAGGGGACTGATCGCTCGTGTAGAGTGCTTCCGCCAAGATTTAGCCCAAGGGGAATGATATGGCCGTGGTTTCAGGCAATCCATGCTCGATCAGCAGGCGACGGACCCATCTGGCTATCCTTCGCCTTCACCTCCAGTCTTACTGTTCATCCTTGTGGGGGTCAGCGTTTCCTTGGCCGGAGGTGGGACCTGGAATACGGTACTGTTCCGCCGCCCACGTCCCCAAGTCGATGAGCTGGCACCGTTCAGAACAGAAAGGGCGCCACGGGTTCCCTTCCCATGGTGCGGGTTGGCTGCACAGGGGACATGTCATGGGTCTAGTGTAATGTCGGTGCCGGAAGAAGAAAAGGCGTAGACAGGCTGGTCAATCCTGAGGCACGGACCGCGGTGTCGCAATGTGAAGGAGCCGTTGCAACCGGTTTCGATCCACATCAGTGAGACGCACGAACTCGACACCGAATTCGCCCTGGTTGACCCATCGAACAGCAGCGGAATGGACGGTGATCGGGACGGCCAAATCGGTGGCCTGGATCAACAATTTGACACCGGCCCCCGTCGCAATCGGAGCGGTGCTGGTCACTGCGCAACCACCGGCGGAAATATCGAACATGGTACCTTGGAGGACTTCCGTCTGATTGGTCGTGGAAAAGAAGACCTGCAAGTCAACAGGGATTCGCGGATGTTCCCGACATTCGATCATCGTGACCTCCACAACCGAGAGCAACCAAGTGCCTTCCGGCGAGATTGGCGATCATTGGAAATAGTATAAACCCTCCGGCTCTCGGTGGCACGCGTTGGGCGAGAATCAGCATGCCCAGCGGCTTCCGATCGCCAAGCCTCAACGATCGTCAGTTTCGTGGTGTTTGCTGGCTCTTCTCCAGCTTGGCCCACGCATCTTTGAGAGACACGGTGCGGTTGAAAAGAAGGGTCTCGGATGATGAATCGGGATCGACGCAGAAGTACCCCTGCCGCTCGAATTGGAATCGAGAACCGGGCGTGGCTGAACGGAGGCTCGGCTCAACTAAGCAGCCGCTCAGCTGTTCGAGCGACTGAGGGTTCAATGAGTGAGTCCAGTCCTGGTCGGCCGAGGGCTTGGCCTGGTCAGGGAGCAGAAGCGAATGATACAGACGAATGGTCGCATTGGCTGCATGGGTGGCCGACACCCAGTGAATGGTGGCTTTCACCTTGCGTTGTTCGTGTGCTGATCCGCTTCTGGTTTCCGGGTCGTATGTGCAGTGGAGTTCGGTGACCAGACCGGTCTGAGGATCTTTCGTCGCATTCACACACTTGATGATGTACCCATAGCGAAGCCGGACCTCCCGGCCCGGCGCGAGGCGGTAGAACTGTTTCGGCGGATCCTCCCGGAAATCGTCCTGCTCGATGTAGAGTGTCCGCGAAAACGGCACTCTTCGAGTTCCTGCTGTGGCATCCTCCGGATTATTCACAGCGTCGAGCTCTTCAACGACACCGTCCGGATAGTTATCGATCACGACTTTCAACGGCCGGAGTACCGCCATCACGCGAGGTGAGCGTTTGTTCAAGTCTTCCCGAATGAAATGTTCGAGCAGCTGCATCTCGACGATCGCATCGCGCTTCGCGACCCCGATGTGTTCGCAAAAAGCACGAATCGCTTCCGGAGTCACGCCTCGGCGGCGGAGGCCTTTGAGCGTGGGAAGGCGTGGATCATCCCAACCGGCCACCAGTTTCTTTTCGACCAGTTCCAGCAGTTTGCGCTTGCTCATCACCGTGGAGGTCAGATTGAGTCTCGCGAATTCGATCTG is a genomic window containing:
- a CDS encoding PilZ domain-containing protein gives rise to the protein MIECREHPRIPVDLQVFFSTTNQTEVLQGTMFDISAGGCAVTSTAPIATGAGVKLLIQATDLAVPITVHSAAVRWVNQGEFGVEFVRLTDVDRNRLQRLLHIATPRSVPQD
- a CDS encoding DNA gyrase inhibitor YacG, which codes for MTCPLCSQPAPWEGNPWRPFCSERCQLIDLGTWAAEQYRIPGPTSGQGNADPHKDEQ
- a CDS encoding glutamine--tRNA ligase/YqeY domain fusion protein — its product is MTTSASTTPSDFIRDIVAADRAAGKHGGRVVTRFPPEPNGYLHIGHAKSMVLNFGIANETPDGACHLRFDDTNPTTEDPEYVQAIQEDVRWLGFDWREKKFYASDYFEQLYAFAIVLIKNGKAYVDSLPADQIREYRGTLTDPGRNSPFRARSIDENLDLFARMRAGEFTDGAHVLRAKIDMGSPNINLRDPILYRIRHATHYRTETAWCIYPSYDFAHPLSDAIEGITHSLCTLEFEDHRPLYDWVVAEVHAPHHPQQIEFARLNLTSTVMSKRKLLELVEKKLVAGWDDPRLPTLKGLRRRGVTPEAIRAFCEHIGVAKRDAIVEMQLLEHFIREDLNKRSPRVMAVLRPLKVVIDNYPDGVVEELDAVNNPEDATAGTRRVPFSRTLYIEQDDFREDPPKQFYRLAPGREVRLRYGYIIKCVNATKDPQTGLVTELHCTYDPETRSGSAHEQRKVKATIHWVSATHAANATIRLYHSLLLPDQAKPSADQDWTHSLNPQSLEQLSGCLVEPSLRSATPGSRFQFERQGYFCVDPDSSSETLLFNRTVSLKDAWAKLEKSQQTPRN